In Gordonia iterans, the following proteins share a genomic window:
- a CDS encoding globin domain-containing protein yields MISDQTRDVLAATLPAVEGALDDITPNFYHRMFTAHPELLDDLFNRTNQQIGTQPKVLAGSIAAFARLQLHPDPEEQRIIIERVAHKHASLGVVAEQYPIVHEHLFAAIVEVLGPAVTPEVAAAWDELYWEMAHVLIGRESELYAAAGVAPGDVWRTARVVAREQVSPDAVSFTLTGDGDPLPSFAPGQYVSVQVPLDDGARQIRQYSLTGSPDDARWRFSVKRDGEVSTHLHERVFEGDELRVSTPFGDLSLPDGDAPLLLASAGIGCTPVIGLLHHLVQTGDPRPVQVLHADRSRSRQPHRGELAELVGQLPTATLQQWYENGYDAGDGARVGQMSLDEISIDPATVALLCGPAGFLSSVRGALLDKDLPEDRIHYETFGPELIRVGGRK; encoded by the coding sequence ATGATCTCCGACCAGACCCGCGACGTGCTCGCGGCGACCCTGCCCGCCGTCGAAGGCGCCCTCGACGACATCACGCCGAACTTCTACCACCGGATGTTCACCGCGCACCCGGAGTTGCTCGACGATCTGTTCAACCGGACCAACCAGCAGATCGGCACGCAGCCCAAGGTGCTGGCCGGATCGATCGCCGCCTTCGCCCGCCTGCAGTTGCATCCCGACCCCGAGGAGCAGCGGATCATCATCGAGCGCGTGGCGCACAAGCACGCCTCGCTGGGCGTCGTCGCCGAGCAGTACCCGATTGTGCACGAGCACCTGTTCGCCGCGATCGTCGAGGTCCTCGGCCCGGCGGTGACCCCCGAGGTGGCGGCCGCATGGGACGAGCTCTACTGGGAGATGGCCCACGTGCTGATCGGCCGCGAGTCCGAGCTGTACGCCGCGGCCGGGGTGGCGCCCGGCGATGTCTGGCGCACCGCCCGGGTCGTCGCCCGCGAACAGGTCAGCCCGGATGCGGTGTCGTTCACCCTGACCGGCGACGGTGACCCGCTGCCGTCGTTCGCCCCGGGCCAGTACGTCTCGGTGCAGGTCCCGCTGGACGACGGCGCTCGACAGATCCGCCAGTACAGTCTCACCGGCTCGCCCGACGATGCGCGCTGGCGGTTCTCCGTCAAGCGGGACGGCGAGGTCTCGACCCATCTGCACGAGCGGGTCTTCGAAGGCGACGAACTGCGAGTCAGCACCCCGTTCGGCGATCTCTCGCTGCCGGACGGCGATGCGCCGCTGCTGCTGGCCTCCGCCGGGATCGGCTGCACCCCGGTGATCGGCCTGCTGCACCACCTGGTCCAGACCGGAGACCCGCGGCCGGTCCAGGTCCTGCACGCCGACCGCTCCCGCTCGCGCCAGCCGCACCGCGGCGAGCTGGCCGAACTCGTCGGCCAACTGCCCACCGCGACCCTGCAGCAGTGGTATGAGAACGGCTACGACGCCGGCGACGGAGCGCGGGTGGGCCAGATGTCCCTGGACGAGATCAGCATCGACCCGGCCACCGTCGCACTGCTGTGCGGCCCGGCGGGCTTCCTCAGTTCCGTCCGCGGCGCCCTGTTGGACAAGGACCTCCCCGAGGACCGGATCCACTACGAGACCTTCGGCCCGGAACTGATCCGGGTGGGCGGGCGCAAGTGA
- a CDS encoding RrF2 family transcriptional regulator encodes MQLTRFTDIGLRVLMRLAAGSGDRTHTSCGLAEELAVPHTHVAKVVSRLSEIGVVHARRGRGGGLSITALGRTAGVGWVTRELEGAGPVVDCDGGAGPAGRPCPLRADCRLRGALARAQQAFFESLDALTVADLAEDSAALLLYPAFPAATDSRAERARADATVTGRDRSPTAENRNPR; translated from the coding sequence ATGCAGCTGACCCGCTTCACCGACATCGGCCTCCGCGTGCTGATGCGCCTGGCGGCCGGTTCCGGCGACCGGACGCACACGAGCTGCGGCCTCGCCGAGGAGCTGGCTGTGCCGCACACCCACGTTGCGAAGGTCGTCAGTCGGCTGTCCGAGATCGGCGTGGTGCACGCGCGGCGCGGGCGCGGCGGCGGCCTCAGCATCACCGCTCTCGGCCGTACCGCGGGCGTCGGCTGGGTCACCCGCGAACTGGAGGGCGCCGGCCCCGTCGTCGACTGCGACGGCGGCGCCGGCCCGGCCGGCCGGCCGTGTCCGCTCCGGGCCGACTGCCGCCTCCGCGGTGCGCTGGCCCGCGCCCAGCAGGCGTTCTTCGAGAGCCTGGACGCGCTCACCGTCGCCGATCTCGCCGAGGACTCCGCAGCGCTCCTGCTGTACCCGGCCTTTCCGGCCGCCACCGACTCCCGTGCCGAACGGGCACGGGCCGACGCGACCGTCACCGGCCGCGATCGCAGCCCCACCGCAGAGAACAGGAATCCACGATGA